AGTGTCTTACCTTGATGTGCTCACCATGATGTAACTAAGCACACTTATGTCAGTCTTCTATTTTAGAGTCCCTGTTTCATCAGTGACGGTTCTCATAGGATCTCTATCTCTGAGTAAAGGCTCTCAACGTATTGGCATCCTTAATTACGAAATCCCTAAAACATTCAATGAAAAGACTAAAGAAGATGACATCATGCTCATTAGGGTAAGGATGAACTAAAAGGATTGTCATTTATTCGTGATTAACTCTTTTACTGCTTTTACACAACATGCATTTGAGCATCGCCATATCTTTGCAGCTAAGCAAAAAAGTTAAAGCCAAACCCTACAAAATccctaaaaatgaaaaagatGTCCCACCCGGAACAAAATGTGTTGTAAGAGGTTGGGGAACCACTGATTATAAAGACGAGCAAGCTTCTGATAAACTGCAAATGTTGGAGGTGTTGGTGGTGGACAGAGATCAGTGCAACCGCTACTATAACAGAAATCCTGTCATCACCAAAGACATGCTGTGTGCAGGAAATACACAGCAGCACAGAGGAACCTGTTGGGTAGGTTTCAGCTTTACAGATGCTGATTTATGCTGTTTGCAAACATTTCTTCACATGTCTGAAAGACGATTTGTTTTTCAGGGAGATTCTGGTGGACCTCTGGAGTGTAAGAAAAACCTGGTTGGAGTCATTTCAGGCTCACAAGGATGTGGGATTCCCAAGAAACCCACAGTGTACACGTTTCTTTCCAAAAGACACATCTCTTGGATCAATAGCATACTGAGACAGCAATTTAACAGCACACGTTTTTAAGAAACTAAACATTCCCAGCTTATATAGCTTATTAATCCATATTTGctatatttacaatgtttattttgttagcgCACATTTggtgaacaataaaaaaaaaatctgtttcttttttattgttcaatcaaattattaaatcaaaaagCTTCTCCATTTGAAGTGACAGTTCTACTTTGTTGATGTCAGTCTgacggcttcagccacaatattcttattCGTTCCCCTTTTACTATTAGTTTTTTAAGGGGGAATGAGAGGCAAAACGAAAGCCCTGTCTCAGTCAATATTACTCAGCCATTAACGTACACCCTGTAATGAACATTTGCTATTGATTTACCTATTCTCAAGCCATCCAAGATCACTTTTTTCTCAGAATAATAAAGAACTTTATTTTGGCTGAAGCTGTGATCCTTGTTAATTTAccaaatgcaagtcaatggctaaaAGCCTGATGATGAATTTAGGTCTTATGCACAGTAGCCAATTTTACACTATCAAACAAAACGTTCTAATACATACCTGTCAACCATCTCATTTTCCctgattctcctgtattttacagttctaacATCCTGTAGAGGTATTTTCCTGCATTTctctcatatttttaatctttctctGAAAGGTGGCAATAAGCATTAATACGCAATTAATACCtgtacgcaacccataccgctgaACCACCAATGCATGTGGATTCCCCTTTGCTCTttaatgtgagtctgttctgtgctttcattttatttggacATGAAAACATTtggaaataaatagaaaaatggcATGATTCCCTTTCTTTCCTTTATAGGCACTATTGCCACTCCTATGCAATCCttaaaacagtcagttcatgtagcggTGTGTAACTGTCAGACgggctccatagtgataaattgCCGCTGTTTCCTAAACGGATTCTGTAACATTACACGTGATTTGAAGTGGACTGAAATTGGacactctgggttttgggtgcgtgtttaatcAGAcatatacacaataataataataataataataataataataataataataataataataataataatgacatctAAGTATGTCAATCTTGTGGGGGGGTCGTTTAAACAACTAATttagtcttaaatgagcataaacagaaaagcaatcaaatgctttcattataaatcaatgcatttttaaagtgacttctgttatttaatgtaatcaaatgaaaaaaattattcaattgTTTTGTTGGAATTGGGATTAGAACTTTTGTTACCAAATCaacaattaacacatttgttttattgtacaaAGAATTTAGTTGTTAGTACCACAGTAGAAAATTAAACTATTTTCATGCTGACTGGCCCAAATCAGCACCGTATGAAACTGTTAACAGAACTATTCACCCCAATAGTGGAAAAGCTGCTGTTGGATCTGTGGTGAATGTGCTCAGGACAATTTGAAAGATGAATATGTGTTCTTGACCCACTTTATAAGACATCAATGTATTTTCAAGAAACACCTATTAATTAGtttttcctataatttttttttttttttttttgactgtcaaGTACCAGTAGCCAAAAACCTACATTTAAATAGCCAGCACTtcattttaagttaaataaaagcaCTTCTTTAATATTCGACTGAACAATAAAAGCCTGAGGGTGAGTACATTTATGTCAAATATACTTTTTTAGCTTACCTTTTTGTCAAAAAGGGACAAAAGAGATTAACTAAAACATCAGGTGTAAATGGGAATGTATCTCACACATCTGACCAAAGTGCATCTTAATACCCGGTGTAAACAGGGCTTTCAACATGTGCTAGACAGACGTTACATTGTGCTCAGTCACAGTTTACTGAAAGCTGAAACATGGTCCCTTTGGATCCTGCTTTCAAAATGCATCCGTTTACTTCAGTCCTGCTCTTCTGGGCTACTTCCTTCACTTTATCGATTTTTGAAGGCTTTGGATCCTTTGCTGGCTCTGATATCCCACAACATTGTGCATTTGATTCTGGGGCAG
The genomic region above belongs to Danio rerio strain Tuebingen ecotype United States chromosome 21, GRCz12tu, whole genome shotgun sequence and contains:
- the gzmk gene encoding granzyme K isoform X3 — protein: MDESETCHRKKKRDLEGHEVCSDVSIVGGKDVKKALSWMVSIQKEKIHICGGILIHKQWVLTSAQCKEVPVSSVTVLIGSLSLSKGSQRIGILNYEIPKTFNEKTKEDDIMLIRLSKKVKAKPYKIPKNEKDVPPGTKCVVRGWGTTDYKDEQASDKLQMLEVLVVDRDQCNRYYNRNPVITKDMLCAGNTQQHRGTCWGDSGGPLECKKNLVGVISGSQGCGIPKKPTVYTFLSKRHISWINSILRQQFNSTRF
- the gzmk gene encoding granzyme K isoform X1; protein product: MHLFNILFGLLERKKKRDLEGHEVCSDVSIVGGKDVKKALSWMVSIQKEKIHICGGILIHKQWVLTSAQCKEVPVSSVTVLIGSLSLSKGSQRIGILNYEIPKTFNEKTKEDDIMLIRLSKKVKAKPYKIPKNEKDVPPGTKCVVRGWGTTDYKDEQASDKLQMLEVLVVDRDQCNRYYNRNPVITKDMLCAGNTQQHRGTCWGDSGGPLECKKNLVGVISGSQGCGIPKKPTVYTFLSKRHISWINSILRQQFNSTRF
- the gzmk gene encoding granzyme K isoform X2; translated protein: MDVCRNVILFHFLVFTFCKAAVCSDVSIVGGKDVKKALSWMVSIQKEKIHICGGILIHKQWVLTSAQCKEVPVSSVTVLIGSLSLSKGSQRIGILNYEIPKTFNEKTKEDDIMLIRLSKKVKAKPYKIPKNEKDVPPGTKCVVRGWGTTDYKDEQASDKLQMLEVLVVDRDQCNRYYNRNPVITKDMLCAGNTQQHRGTCWGDSGGPLECKKNLVGVISGSQGCGIPKKPTVYTFLSKRHISWINSILRQQFNSTRF
- the gzmk gene encoding granzyme K isoform X4, with protein sequence MLIRLSKKVKAKPYKIPKNEKDVPPGTKCVVRGWGTTDYKDEQASDKLQMLEVLVVDRDQCNRYYNRNPVITKDMLCAGNTQQHRGTCWGDSGGPLECKKNLVGVISGSQGCGIPKKPTVYTFLSKRHISWINSILRQQFNSTRF